The following proteins are co-located in the Candidatus Accumulibacter cognatus genome:
- the hisI gene encoding phosphoribosyl-AMP cyclohydrolase, translating into MLTRLEDAPIGAGLPLSEVLAELPFDRQGLIAAVAQQFDTRELLMLAWMNRTAIDETLASGFACYWSRSRQTLWRKGETSGCRQRVVETRFDCDGDAILLLVDQLGGACHTGRSSCFYNAVKGDRIEVICAPIPLPIHQNQT; encoded by the coding sequence ATGTTAACCCGACTTGAAGACGCGCCCATCGGCGCAGGCTTGCCGCTTTCCGAAGTGCTGGCCGAATTGCCATTCGATCGGCAAGGTCTGATTGCCGCCGTTGCCCAGCAGTTCGATACACGGGAGTTGTTGATGCTGGCCTGGATGAATCGCACCGCCATCGATGAAACACTGGCTTCAGGTTTTGCCTGCTACTGGTCGCGTTCGCGCCAGACCTTGTGGCGCAAAGGCGAAACATCCGGTTGCCGGCAACGCGTGGTCGAAACACGCTTTGATTGTGATGGCGACGCCATCCTGCTGCTCGTCGACCAACTCGGCGGTGCCTGCCATACCGGGCGGAGCAGCTGCTTCTACAACGCGGTCAAGGGCGACCGCATCGAAGTCATCTGCGCCCCGATTCCACTGCCCATTCATCAGAACCAAACATGA